The segment GCGCAGCTGCCGGGACGAGACTTCGCTGGGTGCGCCCATCATCAGGTCCTGAGCGCGCTGGTTCAGCGGAAAGGCGATCACTTCGCGGATGTTGGGCTCGTCTGCCAGCAGCATGACGATACGGTCGATACCTGGAGCCGAGCCGCCGTGCGGCGGGGCACCGAGCTTGAATGCCTCGATCATGCCGGAGAAGTTCGTATCTACATCCTCGCGGCTGTAACCGGCGATCTCGAACGCCTTGTACATGATGTCGGGCCGGTGGTTCCGAATGGCGCCTGAGGACAGTTCGTAGCCGTTGCAGACGATGTCGTATTGCCAGGCGAGAATGTCGAGCGGGTCGCTGGTCTCCAGCGCCTCCATCTCACCCTGCGGCATCGAGAACGGGTTATGGCTGAAGTCGACCTTCTTGGCGTCCTCGTCATATTCGAACATCGGAAAATCGACGATCCAGCAGAAGTCGAACCGGTCCTGTGGGATCAGGCCAAGCTCCTCGCCCACCCGGGTCCGCGCGGCGCCGGCCAGCTTGGCCGCATCCTTCTCCTTGCCGGCAGCAAAGAACAGGCCGTCGTTCTCGCCCAACCCCAGTTCGGCATAAAGCGCCTCCATGCCCTCGGCGCCATGGTTCTTGGCGATCGGACCCCCGAACTCGCCACCCTTGCGGGTAACGTAGCCCAGGCCAGCGAACCCTTCGCGGCGGGCCCAGTCGTTCATCTCGTCGAAGAACTTGCGGCTTTTCTCGTGCGTCGCGGGCGCGGGGATCGCGCGGACCACGCCGCCGCTGCCGACGATCTTCTCGAACAGACCGAAGCCCGAAGTCGTGAAGTGGCGCGAGACATCAGCGATGATCAGCGGGTTGCGCAGGTCGGGTTTGTCGGTGCCGTACTTCAGCAACGCCTCACGGTACGGGATGCGCGGGAAGCTGCCCGCCGGCGTCACCGTCTTGCCGTTCGCGAACTCCTCGAACACGCCTGCGAGAACCGGCTCGATTGCCTGGAACACGTCTTCCTGGGTGACGAAGCTCATCTCGAAGTCGAGCTGATAGAACTCGGGGCTGCGATCGGCGCGCAGATCCTCGTCACGGAAGCACGGCGCGATCTGGAAGTAACGATCAAAACCGGCGACCATCAGCAGCTGCTTGAACATCTGCGGCGCCTGCGGAAGTGCATAGAAGCGGCCCGGGTGCAGCCTGCTCGGCACCAGGTAGTCGCGCGCGCCCTCGGGAGAGGATGCACCAAGGATGGGCGTCTGGAACTCGGTAAATCCGTTGTCGATCATGCGCCGCCGCAGCGAGGCGATCACGTTCGAACGCAGCACGATGTTGGCGTGCACCCGCTCGCGGCGCAGATCGACGAACCGATATTTCAGGCGCGTCTCCTCCGGGTAGTCGTCAGCTGAATTGACGATCAGAGGCAAGTCTTCGGCCCGGCTCTGCACTGTCGCACCGCGCGCATAGACCTCGATCGCGCCGGTCGGCAGGTTGGGATTCACCGCCGCGTCGGCGCGCGATTTCACCGTGCCATCGATGGTGACCACTGATTCCAGCTTGAGCCGGTCGAGAACTCCCAGCGCCTCGCTGTCGCTATCGGCCACGATCTGGGTGATGCCGTAATGATCGCGCAGATCGACGAACAGCACGCCGCCGTGGTCACGCTTGTTGTGCACCCAGCCCGACAGGCGGACTGTCTCCCCCACGTCGGCCTTGGTCAGGGCGCCGCAGGTGTGAGTACGATAGGCGTGCATCTTAAGTTGTTCCAATTCCTGGGCGTTGAGGCTAGGGGCGCGTCGCGCGCGCATTCCATAGGCGGAAACGACGCGCGCTAACAGGGGAACGGCGGGGCTTTGTCAAGCAATGGCAGGGCGTCTCGGTCCCGGGGGCGGCACTCCGCTCAGCCCGAGAAAAGATTCATGAAGATACACGATCTTATTACCACTACCGACGTGCTCGCCGAACTGTGCGGGCGATTGGCGAAAAGCGATTTCGTCACCGTCGATACCGAATTTATGCGCGAGAATACCTACTGGCCGGAGCTGTGCCTGGTGCAGATCGCCAATTCGGAAGAAGCGGCAGCGATTGATCCGCTGGCGCCCGGGATCGACCTCGCCCCGCTCCTCGAGTTGCTGTGCGACAACGAGGACGTGCTCAAGGTATTCCATGCCGGCGGGCAGGATGTGGAGATCGTCTACAACCTCACCGGCAAGACCCCGCACCCCATTTTCGACACCCAGATCGCGACGATGGCGATCAGCCAGTCCGAACAGATCGGTTACGCCAATCTGGTCGAGAGCTGGCTCGGCTTCACCGTCGACAAGGGCGCCCGGTTCACCGACTGGAGCCGACGCCCCTTGACCGACCGCCAGATCGAATACGCGATCGGCGACGTCACGCATCTCGCTGATATTTTCCCGCGAATCCTGAAAAAGCTGATCAAGACCGGCCGTGGATCGTGGCTAGATGCGGAGATGGAGAAGCTCGCCGACCCGGCCAATTACGCCAATGACGCGGACGCGGCGTGGGAGCGCATCCGCCCGCCCAGCCGTAACGCCGCGGTGCTCGGTCGGCTCAAGGCGCTTGCCGCCTGGCGTGAGCAGGAAGCGCAGCACAAGAACATTCCGCGCGGCCGGATCATGCGCGACGAGACCCTAGCCGATCTGGCAAGTCATGCTCCCAAGCAGCAAGGCGACCTGGTCAAGGTGCGCGGGCTGTCCGCGGCGTGGAAGGACAACGACATCGGCAAGCGGCTGATGAAGGTGATCGAGGGCGCGGCGCCGCTCTCCGCAGACGAGATGCCGGACAAACCGAAACGCGGGGCGCCGCTTGGCAAGGAGGGGGCCCTGGTGGCCGACCTGCTCAAGCTGCTGCTCAAGATTCGCAGTCGGGAAATCGATGTCGCTGCCCGGCTGTTGACCCGGAGCGATGAAATGGAAGCGCTCGCCGCGGGGGTCCGCGACCTGCCGGTCCTGCAAGGCTGGCGCTATGAAGTATTCGGCAA is part of the Altererythrobacter sp. TH136 genome and harbors:
- the aspS gene encoding aspartate--tRNA ligase, whose protein sequence is MHAYRTHTCGALTKADVGETVRLSGWVHNKRDHGGVLFVDLRDHYGITQIVADSDSEALGVLDRLKLESVVTIDGTVKSRADAAVNPNLPTGAIEVYARGATVQSRAEDLPLIVNSADDYPEETRLKYRFVDLRRERVHANIVLRSNVIASLRRRMIDNGFTEFQTPILGASSPEGARDYLVPSRLHPGRFYALPQAPQMFKQLLMVAGFDRYFQIAPCFRDEDLRADRSPEFYQLDFEMSFVTQEDVFQAIEPVLAGVFEEFANGKTVTPAGSFPRIPYREALLKYGTDKPDLRNPLIIADVSRHFTTSGFGLFEKIVGSGGVVRAIPAPATHEKSRKFFDEMNDWARREGFAGLGYVTRKGGEFGGPIAKNHGAEGMEALYAELGLGENDGLFFAAGKEKDAAKLAGAARTRVGEELGLIPQDRFDFCWIVDFPMFEYDEDAKKVDFSHNPFSMPQGEMEALETSDPLDILAWQYDIVCNGYELSSGAIRNHRPDIMYKAFEIAGYSREDVDTNFSGMIEAFKLGAPPHGGSAPGIDRIVMLLADEPNIREVIAFPLNQRAQDLMMGAPSEVSSRQLRDVHIRPLDQPKSSVPNPDSLVDPKAG
- the rnd gene encoding ribonuclease D, which produces MKIHDLITTTDVLAELCGRLAKSDFVTVDTEFMRENTYWPELCLVQIANSEEAAAIDPLAPGIDLAPLLELLCDNEDVLKVFHAGGQDVEIVYNLTGKTPHPIFDTQIATMAISQSEQIGYANLVESWLGFTVDKGARFTDWSRRPLTDRQIEYAIGDVTHLADIFPRILKKLIKTGRGSWLDAEMEKLADPANYANDADAAWERIRPPSRNAAVLGRLKALAAWREQEAQHKNIPRGRIMRDETLADLASHAPKQQGDLVKVRGLSAAWKDNDIGKRLMKVIEGAAPLSADEMPDKPKRGAPLGKEGALVADLLKLLLKIRSREIDVAARLLTRSDEMEALAAGVRDLPVLQGWRYEVFGKDALELVEGRLGFGVESGRLKMTRIQDPVPGAPTAE